ACGGCCGCGCACGCAACGTTTTGCGCAGGACGTATCGAGGCTCGCATGTACGACGAATCGCTGACGATCGACCAGGTCCTGACGCGGCTCCGGGAGCAGCCTGAGGCCATCGCCACGACTACGGAACATGTCCCTGCAGCCGGACTGCATCGCGCCCCGAGTCCAGCCACGTGGTCCGTCAATGACGTGCTCGCCCACCTGCGGTCGTGCTCGGACATGTGGGGCGGCTACATCGCCCGGATCGTCCGCGAAGACCATCCGACGTTTCGAGCCGTAAACCCTAGAACCTGGATCAAGCAGACGAACTATCCCGAGCTGGAATTCGGGTCATCCTTGAAGGCGTTCGTGGCGCAGAGGACCGAGCTTCTTGACTTGCTCCGTCATCTGCCCGAGGAAGCCTGGTCCCGGACAGCCACGGTCACGGGAGCCGGTAAGGCACGCGAACGCACCGTGATGGAGTACGCGACGTGGCTGGCCAACCACGAGCGGACCCACGTGAAGCAGATCGCCCGGCTCGTGGAGAGCTAAGCGCCGGGCTCGATCTTCACCTGGTTGTACCAGCCGAGGACGCGCATCGCCCGGAGGGTGTTCCACCGGCTCGGCCACCCCTCGCCCTCGTCCATGGCGAAGTGCAGCCGTCCGGGCCGCGGGTTCTCCAGTGGCCATCGGCCGTCCGCGTCGCGCTTCGACCCGACCAGCTCGATCGCCTCGGCCGCCCGCGCGTCCGGAGCGGCGCCGGCGGCGCGCAGATGGTCGAGGCCGCGGAGCACGTCGTAATACCAGCCGGTCGGGTAGGAGAACGAGGTGAAGGTCGGTTCGATGACCTCTCCGGTGGACAGCCTGCGAAACATGCGCCGCTCGAGCATGTACTCGTGGCCGCGGAGGCGGGCCGCCGTCACGTCCGGCTGGGCGCCCGTGGCCAGCTCGTATTGGAGGAGTCCTTCCAGCACCTCGATCGTGGAGTGGAACGACCCGCGGGTCGATCCGTTCTCCTGCTCGCAGTTCCATCCGCCGTCGGCCATTTGCTCGCCGAGGAGCCGTTCCACGATGCGGTCGACGTTGTCGCCGAAATAGGACCCGAGCGCAACGACCCGGCCGTTGATGCAGGGCTCGACCTCGCCCCCGAAGAACGGCTCGCCGTCGTGTTCCCACCGGCAGTTCTCGCGGACGAGGCGTACCGCGTTGCGGGCCTGCGGGCTCGCCGGGTCGACTCCGAAGTTCTGGAGAAGCTTCAGGCTCCAGCTCGTCGAGGTCCACTGCGGGAAGAGCGTGCCCTTCCTTTCGGGCGGCAGCGATTGCCACCACTCGGCGGCCCTGTCCGACGTGAACGTCGGGGCGCCGCCATCCCACTGCCCGTCCGGCCGCTGAAGTGCCAGGAGCCGCGCGCCCCAACCTTCCGTCGCCACGCGTCGACGCTCGGCGGCAACCTCGTCGGCGGACGCGCCCGTCAGGTCGCGCAACACCTGCCAGCGGATGGCAGGGTCGGAGTCGATCAGCCACGCGAGCACATCCAACCGCTCCATCCTCCCCTTTTGACCGCCAGCACCGCCAGGCCGCGTGGTTCGAACGTCCAGGGCGAAGTTCGCGAGATAAGTGGGCTGAAACCGGCGCACCGGCTGATTTACTTTCGCTCGTCGATGAGCGCCTGGGCCGCCTGGAACCGCCGGCAGAGAACGTTCGCCGTCACCGCGCTGACGGTGCTGGCCGCATCCATCGTGTACGCACTCGTCGTGCGAAACGTCCTGCTTGGCGATCGCGGCACGACGGCCTTCGACGACCTCGGCGAGGCGGTGGCGGCAGCTGTGGCATCTGCCGCCTGCGGCTGGGCGGCGGTCCATGCGACCGGACGAGAGCGGATCGGGTGGTCGCTCATGGGA
The Chloroflexota bacterium genome window above contains:
- a CDS encoding DinB family protein, with the protein product MYDESLTIDQVLTRLREQPEAIATTTEHVPAAGLHRAPSPATWSVNDVLAHLRSCSDMWGGYIARIVREDHPTFRAVNPRTWIKQTNYPELEFGSSLKAFVAQRTELLDLLRHLPEEAWSRTATVTGAGKARERTVMEYATWLANHERTHVKQIARLVES